The following coding sequences lie in one Kitasatospora azatica KCTC 9699 genomic window:
- a CDS encoding KamA family radical SAM protein, whose amino-acid sequence MDPQVIRQPYQYARTPLAEPDWRRLPGWRDVTAAQWRDAQWQRTHCVKNPRQLRAVVGELLSDHFYRDLAADQAGFATMSMLLPPQMLNTMAPHARTDPHSFTEAFFADPVRRYMLPVRSDRHPHWPSHPKAERDSLHEAQMWVVEGLTHRYPTKVLAELVATCPQYCGHCTRMDLVGNSTPQVTKAKLVLRPAERREQMLDYLKRTPSVRDVVVSGGDLANVPWPQLESFLLRLLELSSVRDIRLASKAVVGLPQHWLQPQVVEGLARVAAVAARRSVNLAVHTHANHVQSVTPLVAEAARALLDAGVRDVRNQGVLMRGVNATPDDLLDLCFALQDEANILPYYFYLCDMIPNAEHWRTSVHEAQRLQDAIMGYLPGYATPRIVCDVPNVGKRWVHQAVAYDRERGLSYWTKNYRTELEVREATDADLDAVLDRRHPYYDPVDTLPEPGRRWWSEQSTASLRGMP is encoded by the coding sequence ATGGACCCTCAGGTGATCCGGCAGCCGTACCAGTACGCACGGACCCCTCTGGCCGAGCCGGACTGGCGTCGGCTGCCGGGCTGGCGCGACGTCACCGCGGCCCAGTGGCGGGACGCCCAGTGGCAGCGGACGCACTGCGTCAAGAACCCACGGCAGCTGCGGGCCGTCGTCGGCGAGCTGCTCAGCGACCACTTCTACCGGGACCTCGCCGCCGACCAGGCCGGGTTCGCCACCATGTCGATGCTGCTGCCGCCGCAGATGCTGAACACCATGGCGCCGCACGCCCGGACCGATCCGCACTCGTTCACCGAGGCCTTCTTCGCCGACCCGGTCCGCCGCTACATGCTGCCGGTGCGCAGCGACCGGCATCCGCACTGGCCGAGCCACCCGAAGGCCGAGCGCGACTCCCTGCACGAGGCCCAGATGTGGGTGGTGGAGGGCCTCACCCACCGCTATCCCACGAAGGTGCTGGCCGAGTTGGTCGCCACCTGCCCGCAGTACTGCGGCCACTGCACCCGGATGGACCTGGTCGGCAACTCCACCCCCCAGGTCACCAAGGCCAAGCTGGTACTGCGCCCCGCCGAGCGGCGGGAGCAGATGCTCGACTACCTCAAGCGGACCCCGAGCGTGCGCGATGTGGTGGTCTCCGGCGGCGATCTCGCCAACGTGCCCTGGCCGCAACTGGAGTCGTTCCTGCTGCGATTGCTGGAGCTGAGCTCGGTGCGCGACATCCGGCTCGCCAGCAAGGCGGTGGTCGGCCTACCGCAGCACTGGCTGCAGCCGCAGGTGGTCGAGGGGCTGGCCCGGGTGGCGGCGGTCGCGGCCCGGCGGTCGGTCAACCTCGCCGTGCACACGCACGCCAACCACGTCCAGTCGGTGACGCCGTTGGTCGCCGAGGCGGCCCGGGCGCTGCTGGACGCGGGGGTCCGCGACGTCCGCAACCAGGGCGTGCTGATGCGCGGCGTCAACGCCACCCCCGACGACCTGCTGGACCTCTGCTTCGCCCTGCAGGACGAGGCGAACATCCTGCCCTACTACTTCTACCTGTGCGACATGATCCCCAACGCCGAGCACTGGCGGACCTCGGTGCACGAGGCCCAACGGCTGCAGGACGCGATCATGGGCTACCTGCCCGGCTACGCCACGCCGCGGATCGTCTGCGACGTGCCGAACGTCGGCAAACGCTGGGTGCACCAGGCGGTGGCCTACGACCGCGAACGCGGCCTGTCCTACTGGACGAAGAACTACCGCACCGAACTCGAGGTCCGTGAGGCCACTGACGCCGACCTCGACGCCGTGCTGGACCGGCGCCACCCGTACTACGACCCGGTGGACACCCTCCCGGAGCCCGGCCGCCGCTGGTGGTCCGAGCAGTCGACCGCATCTCTTCGAGGAATGCCATGA
- a CDS encoding ATP-grasp domain-containing protein, which translates to MTKPPLRRMCWIFPDRESTRATAFWQDFFWDLYAEVAEDLGMSWTRHAPDAVTVDATVPGNLRVYVDDELVTPQDTLFITALYSLPYQSMDIFNQYALYAVLEQAGFYLPFPPQVSMIGNDKMATLLYFDDSPVPTIPSLRIGTGRDISRHVYEVALQNLTYPAIVKPAGWCGGGGINLARSSEDIRGLASLAQGGDTTLVVQPYLGDGTVDYRVYVIDGKPYAVIKRVPETGSLVANASRGATMEFPSIPDELAKATAYFAERLPIPFFCVDFLFDGERFWFSELEPDGVILPDFADPHRSIQRDITRARFTAYRDAHARFVATAVSP; encoded by the coding sequence ATGACCAAACCCCCTCTGCGCCGCATGTGTTGGATCTTTCCGGACCGGGAGTCGACCCGGGCGACCGCGTTCTGGCAGGACTTCTTCTGGGACCTCTACGCGGAGGTGGCCGAGGACCTGGGAATGAGCTGGACCAGGCACGCGCCGGACGCGGTGACCGTGGACGCCACCGTTCCCGGGAACCTGCGGGTCTACGTGGACGACGAGTTGGTCACCCCGCAGGACACGCTGTTCATCACCGCGCTGTACTCGCTGCCGTACCAGTCGATGGACATCTTCAACCAGTACGCGCTGTACGCGGTGCTCGAACAGGCCGGGTTCTACCTGCCGTTCCCGCCGCAGGTGTCGATGATCGGCAACGACAAGATGGCCACCCTGCTCTACTTCGACGACTCCCCGGTGCCCACGATCCCGTCGCTGCGGATCGGCACCGGCCGGGACATCAGCAGGCACGTCTACGAGGTGGCGCTGCAGAACCTGACCTACCCGGCGATCGTCAAGCCGGCCGGGTGGTGCGGTGGCGGCGGGATCAACCTGGCCCGCAGCTCCGAGGACATCCGGGGCCTGGCCAGCCTGGCGCAGGGCGGCGACACCACGCTGGTGGTCCAGCCCTACCTGGGCGACGGCACGGTCGACTACCGGGTGTACGTCATCGACGGCAAGCCCTACGCCGTGATCAAGCGGGTCCCGGAAACCGGCTCGCTGGTGGCCAACGCCAGCCGGGGCGCCACCATGGAGTTCCCCTCGATCCCGGACGAACTGGCCAAGGCCACCGCCTACTTCGCCGAGCGGCTGCCGATCCCGTTCTTCTGCGTCGACTTCCTCTTCGACGGGGAACGGTTCTGGTTCTCCGAACTGGAGCCGGACGGGGTGATCCTGCCGGACTTCGCCGATCCGCACCGCTCCATCCAACGGGACATCACCCGCGCGCGCTTCACCGCCTACCGGGATGCGCACGCGCGGTTCGTCGCAACGGCGGTGTCGCCGTGA
- a CDS encoding AMP-binding protein — protein MTDFSLPPDAVEPQLHVVRRSLELLRTVPELAPRYQGHGEPASLAELAALPALVKDDLNVALARLEPKAEHGATWLFQSGGSTGAPKVGYAPTGFYMAGVHAHWQPLDRADVFVNAWGAGRMWGAHFLVAALADLAQCQVIALGSVTKDEYDDWLGFFAAREVTAIGGTPSVLRLWFAHARAAGLKLPALRKVLWLGEAWQPQLAEDMAEVAPQARRWGMFGSTETWVVGTNTPDCPADTFHTLPEQLVHVGPDQLLDFTTLNPEMLNPVLRYQTGDAGELVACPCGRPGRAMRVLGRRDSVVQVRGLGLHVDDIIARLEREPGVSRAQILITEQRGRVCGVDILLLTDQDAAVDVERLRKDLMSSTFTLSTAFQHDPESVRVCGVDALVSNDRTGKTANFVVREES, from the coding sequence GTGACGGATTTCTCGCTGCCCCCGGACGCGGTCGAGCCGCAGCTGCACGTCGTCCGACGCTCGCTCGAACTGCTGCGGACCGTACCCGAGTTGGCGCCGCGCTACCAGGGCCACGGTGAGCCGGCCTCGCTCGCGGAGCTCGCCGCGCTGCCGGCACTGGTGAAGGACGACCTCAATGTCGCCCTGGCCCGCCTGGAGCCCAAGGCCGAGCACGGCGCCACCTGGCTCTTCCAGAGCGGCGGCAGCACCGGCGCGCCCAAGGTCGGCTACGCGCCCACCGGCTTCTACATGGCCGGTGTCCACGCGCACTGGCAGCCGCTGGACCGCGCGGACGTCTTCGTCAACGCCTGGGGTGCGGGCCGGATGTGGGGCGCGCACTTCCTGGTCGCCGCGCTGGCCGATCTGGCGCAGTGCCAGGTCATCGCGCTCGGCTCGGTCACCAAGGACGAGTACGACGACTGGCTCGGCTTCTTCGCCGCCCGCGAGGTGACCGCGATCGGCGGGACTCCGAGCGTGCTGCGGCTCTGGTTCGCGCACGCGCGGGCCGCCGGGCTGAAGCTGCCCGCGCTGCGCAAGGTGCTCTGGCTGGGCGAGGCCTGGCAGCCGCAGCTGGCCGAGGACATGGCCGAGGTCGCGCCGCAGGCGCGCCGCTGGGGCATGTTCGGCAGCACCGAGACCTGGGTGGTCGGCACCAACACCCCCGACTGCCCGGCCGACACCTTCCACACCCTGCCCGAGCAGCTGGTGCACGTCGGGCCCGACCAGCTGCTGGACTTCACCACCCTCAATCCCGAGATGCTGAACCCGGTACTGCGCTACCAGACCGGCGACGCGGGCGAGTTGGTGGCCTGCCCGTGCGGCCGACCGGGCCGGGCGATGCGGGTGCTGGGCCGTCGGGACAGTGTGGTGCAGGTGCGCGGTCTGGGCCTGCACGTGGACGACATCATCGCGCGGCTGGAGCGGGAGCCGGGCGTCTCCCGGGCCCAGATCCTGATCACCGAGCAGCGCGGCCGGGTCTGCGGCGTGGACATCCTGCTGCTGACCGACCAGGACGCCGCGGTGGACGTGGAGCGGCTGCGCAAGGACCTGATGTCCTCGACCTTCACGCTCAGCACCGCCTTCCAGCACGATCCGGAATCGGTCCGGGTGTGCGGCGTCGACGCGCTGGTCAGCAATGACCGGACCGGCAAGACCGCGAACTTCGTGGTCCGGGAGGAATCGTGA
- a CDS encoding MFS transporter produces MRLRLPESLGRGFNLFWGGQLVSTVGDRVTIFVVPTLMIFKLHASALQVGVVAMAQYLGIPLLGPVAGVLVDRWDKRWTMLSCDLVRLAAVTVIPVAYWQGFLSTPLLFGCVAVVSGATIFFNVGYLVAVPAVVEKPHLIRAYSRLEGSNSVAEVAGPSIAAGLYNAFGVAALLVDAASYLVSAACFRFMRPWGEKTVAQGSVWERLTLGFRLNWDDPVLRRVVLAAVTLNSGGPIFVTVLPVLAYRGLGVSVATYGAAMSVAAAGALLGAVVAPKISERLGLGRTFAWALLLHCLVGLGVLAAPALPAGPVIAVTMGCYGFFMSCINVCSAPTRQLRMSAENQGVMHAAYRSVTWGVIPLAALVGGVAVALLTGPLGIRDAARVAMAGGTLLAAFSFVSAVRIQPLLDAADRQKEQVAGTEPELADTTS; encoded by the coding sequence GTGAGGCTGCGACTGCCGGAGAGCCTGGGCCGCGGGTTCAACCTGTTCTGGGGCGGCCAGCTGGTCAGCACGGTCGGCGACCGGGTCACGATCTTCGTGGTGCCGACCCTGATGATCTTCAAGCTGCACGCCTCCGCCCTGCAGGTGGGCGTCGTGGCGATGGCCCAGTACCTGGGCATCCCGCTGCTCGGGCCGGTCGCCGGCGTGCTGGTCGACCGGTGGGACAAGCGCTGGACGATGCTGAGCTGCGACCTGGTCCGGCTGGCGGCGGTGACGGTCATCCCGGTGGCGTACTGGCAGGGATTCCTCTCCACACCACTGCTCTTCGGCTGCGTGGCGGTGGTCAGCGGCGCGACGATCTTCTTCAACGTCGGCTACCTGGTCGCGGTCCCCGCCGTGGTGGAGAAGCCGCACCTGATCCGCGCCTACTCGCGGCTGGAGGGCAGCAACTCGGTCGCCGAGGTGGCCGGGCCCTCCATCGCGGCCGGCCTGTACAACGCGTTCGGTGTGGCCGCGCTGCTGGTGGACGCGGCGAGCTACCTGGTCTCGGCGGCCTGCTTCCGCTTCATGCGGCCCTGGGGCGAGAAGACGGTCGCTCAGGGCTCGGTCTGGGAGCGACTGACCCTGGGCTTCCGGCTGAACTGGGACGACCCGGTGCTGCGGCGGGTGGTGCTGGCCGCGGTGACGCTCAACTCCGGCGGCCCGATCTTCGTCACCGTGCTACCGGTGCTCGCCTACCGGGGACTCGGCGTGTCGGTCGCCACCTACGGCGCGGCGATGTCGGTCGCGGCGGCGGGTGCCCTGCTCGGCGCCGTGGTCGCCCCGAAGATCAGTGAACGCCTGGGTCTGGGACGGACCTTCGCCTGGGCGCTGCTGCTGCACTGCCTGGTCGGGCTCGGCGTGCTGGCCGCGCCCGCCCTGCCGGCCGGGCCGGTGATCGCGGTGACCATGGGCTGCTACGGCTTCTTCATGTCCTGCATCAACGTGTGCAGCGCACCCACCCGGCAGTTGCGGATGTCCGCCGAGAACCAGGGCGTGATGCACGCGGCCTACCGGTCCGTCACCTGGGGCGTGATCCCGCTGGCGGCCCTGGTCGGTGGCGTCGCCGTGGCGCTGCTGACCGGGCCGCTGGGCATCCGGGACGCGGCACGAGTGGCGATGGCCGGCGGCACCCTGCTGGCGGCGTTCTCCTTCGTGTCCGCGGTCCGGATCCAGCCGCTGCTGGACGCCGCCGACCGGCAGAAGGAACAAGTGGCGGGAACCGAACCCGAATTGGCGGACACCACATCATGA
- a CDS encoding SDR family NAD(P)-dependent oxidoreductase, giving the protein MTTDQKTVLITGTSSGIGLATAVRAAQAGFTTLATMRDPARAEALLAAARLAGVTVDVRQLDVTDADSVAACIEGVARDHGRLDALVNNAGISNFDPTMEMSTMAALRTNLEVNFFGVVAVSRLAMPLLRAARGRLITIGSVHGIIGQPFNEAYCAAKFAVEGFMESLAPVAAAHGVRVSVVVPGFVPDTEFGRFPDINRKTIQADSGPYAGTFADYIDWISTQGWEGAGQPSAEVAEVVVRTLCADRPPFRVPSGPWAAEYLDQKLADRDGAGVQTLARTWIGFDD; this is encoded by the coding sequence ATGACGACCGATCAGAAGACGGTGCTGATCACCGGGACCTCCTCGGGTATCGGCCTGGCCACCGCCGTCCGGGCCGCCCAGGCCGGCTTCACCACGCTGGCCACCATGCGCGATCCCGCCCGGGCCGAGGCACTGCTGGCCGCCGCACGGCTCGCCGGCGTCACCGTGGACGTGCGCCAACTCGACGTGACCGACGCCGACTCGGTCGCCGCCTGCATCGAGGGCGTGGCGCGCGACCACGGGCGGCTGGACGCCCTGGTCAACAACGCCGGCATCTCCAACTTCGACCCCACCATGGAGATGTCGACCATGGCGGCGCTGCGGACCAACCTGGAGGTGAACTTCTTCGGCGTCGTTGCGGTGAGCCGACTCGCGATGCCACTGCTTCGGGCCGCCCGAGGACGCCTGATCACCATCGGCAGCGTGCACGGCATCATCGGCCAGCCGTTCAACGAGGCCTACTGCGCGGCCAAGTTCGCCGTCGAGGGCTTCATGGAGAGCCTGGCCCCGGTCGCAGCGGCGCACGGGGTGCGGGTGTCCGTGGTGGTGCCGGGCTTCGTGCCCGACACCGAGTTCGGACGCTTCCCGGACATCAACCGCAAGACCATCCAGGCCGACTCCGGCCCGTACGCGGGCACCTTCGCCGACTACATCGACTGGATTAGCACCCAGGGGTGGGAGGGCGCGGGACAGCCCTCGGCGGAGGTCGCCGAGGTCGTGGTGCGGACCCTGTGCGCCGACCGCCCGCCGTTCCGGGTGCCCTCCGGCCCGTGGGCCGCCGAGTACCTGGACCAGAAACTCGCCGACCGGGACGGCGCGGGCGTTCAGACGCTCGCCCGGACCTGGATCGGCTTCGACGACTAG
- a CDS encoding phenylacetate--CoA ligase family protein: MPAKSLQELVDLARTRSPFYAELYRDVPQTISHLTQLPIIDQDAFWAANAWPGNGVLTGPLTDAGVYRTGGTSGVPKLSPWTRTEHADSVTAFGAGMVQAGLKPGHRVANLFHAGELYGGFLYIENALHFAPVENVRLAIGAVVSADYVADLVTTLGVHVLAGEPMRLSTVAESFVKRGESADSVELLLFAGDLLFADLRPLLSRAFPKAAVSSLGYASNDAGLVGSPVPGDDVRVHEAFPNRVIVEIVDDATGEPITTAGVPGRLLVTNLFRTLMPTIRYPAGDRAEWVDPERQRFRLVGRSNEGARVGAVAMPAEEVREALLAADRDQFISGIQMVQRRWDGRDGLILRLGCLEQPPAELTEHLVAAVYAYRPLYVEEMRLGSIHPLTIEWVPRSELLTNPLTGKLRQVVDERPPA; encoded by the coding sequence GTGCCCGCGAAATCGCTTCAAGAACTGGTCGACCTGGCCCGGACCCGCTCGCCGTTCTACGCCGAGCTGTACCGCGATGTGCCGCAGACGATCTCGCACCTCACCCAGCTCCCGATCATCGACCAGGATGCCTTCTGGGCTGCCAACGCCTGGCCGGGAAACGGGGTGTTGACCGGACCGCTGACCGACGCCGGGGTCTACCGGACCGGCGGCACCAGCGGCGTCCCGAAGCTCTCCCCCTGGACCCGCACCGAGCACGCCGACTCGGTGACCGCCTTCGGTGCGGGCATGGTGCAGGCCGGTCTCAAGCCGGGGCACCGGGTGGCCAACCTGTTCCACGCCGGCGAGCTGTACGGCGGCTTCCTGTACATCGAGAACGCCCTGCACTTCGCGCCGGTGGAGAACGTCCGCCTCGCGATCGGCGCCGTCGTGTCCGCCGACTACGTCGCCGACCTGGTCACCACGCTGGGCGTGCACGTGTTGGCGGGTGAGCCGATGCGGCTGAGTACGGTGGCCGAGAGCTTCGTCAAGCGCGGCGAGAGCGCGGACTCGGTGGAACTGCTGCTCTTCGCCGGCGACCTGCTCTTCGCCGACCTGCGCCCCCTGCTGTCCCGAGCCTTCCCGAAGGCGGCCGTCTCCTCGCTCGGCTATGCGTCGAACGACGCGGGGCTGGTCGGCTCGCCGGTGCCGGGGGACGACGTGCGGGTGCACGAGGCGTTCCCGAACCGGGTGATCGTGGAGATCGTGGACGACGCGACCGGTGAGCCGATCACCACCGCCGGTGTGCCCGGCCGGCTGCTCGTCACCAACCTGTTCCGCACCCTGATGCCGACCATCCGCTACCCGGCCGGTGACCGCGCCGAGTGGGTCGACCCCGAGCGTCAGCGGTTCCGGCTGGTCGGCCGGTCGAACGAGGGCGCCCGGGTCGGGGCGGTCGCCATGCCGGCCGAGGAGGTCCGCGAGGCGCTGCTCGCCGCCGACCGGGACCAGTTCATCTCCGGCATCCAGATGGTGCAGCGCCGCTGGGACGGACGCGACGGCCTCATCCTGCGGCTCGGGTGCCTCGAACAGCCGCCCGCCGAGCTGACCGAGCACCTGGTGGCGGCCGTCTACGCCTACCGCCCGCTCTACGTGGAGGAGATGCGGCTGGGGTCCATCCACCCGCTGACCATCGAGTGGGTGCCGCGGTCCGAGCTGTTGACCAACCCGCTCACCGGCAAGCTGCGCCAGGTGGTGGACGAGCGCCCGCCGGCCTGA
- the paaI gene encoding hydroxyphenylacetyl-CoA thioesterase PaaI: MGRAVSGGEQDVMGTDIGSTGVGQARIAALYERDRTCRTLGITLDEVAAGRAVMRMRVTESMVNGHGMAHGGYLFLLADAAFSYACNSYGPVTVAQAAQVTFLAPAAVDDELVAEAVERARAGRSGIYDVTVRQAAGQVVAEFRGQSVMLAGKPQQAAE; the protein is encoded by the coding sequence ATGGGTCGGGCTGTTTCCGGGGGAGAGCAGGACGTCATGGGCACGGACATCGGGTCAACTGGTGTGGGGCAGGCCAGGATCGCCGCGCTGTACGAGCGCGACCGGACCTGTCGGACGCTGGGGATCACCCTGGACGAGGTGGCCGCCGGGCGGGCGGTGATGCGCATGAGGGTGACCGAGAGCATGGTGAACGGGCACGGCATGGCGCACGGCGGCTACCTGTTCCTGCTGGCCGACGCGGCGTTCTCGTACGCCTGCAACAGCTACGGGCCGGTCACTGTGGCGCAGGCCGCGCAGGTCACCTTCCTGGCTCCGGCGGCGGTGGACGACGAGCTGGTCGCCGAGGCGGTGGAGCGGGCGCGCGCCGGGCGCAGCGGCATCTACGATGTGACGGTCCGTCAGGCAGCCGGCCAGGTGGTCGCGGAGTTCCGCGGCCAGAGCGTGATGCTCGCCGGAAAACCGCAGCAGGCAGCCGAGTAG
- a CDS encoding CBS domain-containing protein, which yields MAAGAAAATMRSRGLDAWPVVDEDGHVIGLLSLP from the coding sequence ATGGCCGCCGGCGCGGCCGCTGCCACGATGCGCTCGCGCGGCCTGGACGCCTGGCCCGTGGTGGACGAGGACGGTCACGTGATCGGCCTGCTCAGCCTGCCGTAG
- a CDS encoding DEAD/DEAH box helicase — protein sequence MALWSLPRACRLEEGFRMNRSTRPAYQNAPGLPAVDSFEELDMPRALLTTLVRHGVSSPFPIQAATLPNSLAGRDVLGRGRTGSGKTLAFGLAVLARTAGRTAEPRRPLALVLVPTRELAQQVTEALTPYAHAVRLRLATVVGGMSIGRQAQALNRGAEVVVATPGRLKDLIQRGDCRLDEVAVTVLDEADQMADLGFLPQVTGLLEQVAAGGQTMLFSATLDRNVDRLVRRFLKDPVTHSVDPTTATVSTMEHHVLHVQNGDKNATIARIASREGGVIMFIDTKHGADRLVQDLLANGVKAAALHGGKSQPQRTRTLEQFRNGQVTALVATNVAARGIHVDGLDLVVNLDPPGDHKDYLHRGGRTARAGESGTVVTLVLPNQRRETARMLATAGITPESTRIHSGDEELARITGARVPTGIPVVVAAPVVERPRRSASANRGRRRPTAADRHSRAGTSGERSGATRRVARAG from the coding sequence CTGGCGCTGTGGAGCCTTCCTCGTGCGTGCCGCCTTGAGGAAGGTTTTCGCATGAACCGTTCCACTCGCCCCGCGTACCAGAACGCACCGGGGCTGCCCGCCGTCGACTCCTTCGAGGAGCTGGACATGCCGCGGGCCCTGCTCACCACCCTGGTCCGGCACGGGGTCAGCTCGCCGTTCCCGATCCAGGCCGCGACGCTGCCGAACTCGCTCGCCGGGCGCGACGTCCTCGGGCGGGGCCGGACGGGCTCCGGCAAGACCCTCGCCTTCGGCCTCGCCGTCCTCGCGCGAACCGCCGGCCGGACGGCCGAACCCCGTCGGCCGCTGGCCCTGGTCCTGGTGCCCACCCGGGAGTTGGCCCAGCAGGTCACCGAGGCGCTCACCCCGTACGCGCACGCGGTGCGACTGCGGCTGGCGACGGTGGTCGGCGGGATGTCGATCGGCCGTCAGGCGCAGGCGCTGAACCGTGGCGCGGAGGTCGTCGTCGCCACCCCCGGCAGGCTCAAGGACCTGATCCAGCGCGGCGACTGCCGGCTCGACGAGGTCGCCGTCACGGTGCTCGACGAGGCCGACCAGATGGCCGACCTGGGCTTCCTGCCGCAGGTGACCGGGCTGCTCGAGCAGGTTGCCGCCGGCGGCCAGACGATGCTGTTCTCCGCGACCCTGGACCGCAACGTCGACCGCCTGGTGCGCCGCTTCCTGAAGGACCCGGTCACCCACTCCGTGGACCCCACCACCGCCACCGTCAGCACCATGGAGCACCACGTCCTGCACGTGCAGAACGGTGACAAGAACGCCACGATCGCGCGCATCGCCTCCCGCGAGGGCGGCGTGATCATGTTCATCGACACCAAGCACGGCGCCGACCGCCTGGTGCAGGACCTGCTGGCCAACGGGGTGAAGGCCGCCGCGCTGCACGGCGGCAAGTCCCAGCCCCAGCGCACCCGTACCCTCGAGCAGTTCCGCAACGGCCAGGTGACCGCGCTGGTCGCGACCAACGTCGCCGCGCGGGGCATCCACGTCGACGGCCTCGACCTGGTCGTCAACCTGGACCCGCCGGGCGACCACAAGGACTACCTGCACCGGGGCGGGCGCACCGCCCGGGCCGGGGAGTCCGGCACCGTCGTCACCCTGGTGCTGCCCAACCAGCGTCGCGAGACGGCCCGGATGCTGGCCACCGCCGGCATCACCCCCGAATCCACCCGGATCCACTCCGGCGACGAGGAGTTGGCCCGGATCACCGGCGCCCGAGTGCCCACCGGCATCCCCGTCGTGGTCGCCGCCCCGGTGGTCGAACGCCCCCGTCGCAGCGCCTCCGCCAACCGCGGTCGCCGCCGCCCCACCGCCGCGGACCGGCACTCGCGGGCCGGCACGTCCGGCGAGCGGAGCGGAGCCACCCGGCGCGTCGCCCGCGCCGGGTAG
- a CDS encoding cold-shock protein, protein MANGTVKWFNAEKGFGFIEQEGGGPDVFAHYSNINANGFRELLEGQKVEFDVTQGQKGPQAENIRPL, encoded by the coding sequence ATGGCTAATGGCACCGTGAAGTGGTTCAACGCGGAAAAGGGCTTCGGCTTCATCGAGCAGGAGGGTGGCGGTCCGGACGTGTTCGCCCACTACTCGAACATCAACGCCAACGGCTTCCGTGAGCTGCTCGAGGGCCAGAAGGTCGAGTTCGACGTCACGCAGGGCCAGAAGGGCCCGCAGGCGGAGAACATTCGCCCGCTGTAG
- a CDS encoding RBBP9/YdeN family alpha/beta hydrolase: MTTQPIFLVLPGYEGSGPEHWQSRWEAADPAFRRVEQADWDRPVLSDWLDVLDEAVAAQPGPVVLVAHSLGCVLVAHWAAQRSASAVAGALLVAPPDIERAGVAELAGFCPIPLKPLPFPSIVVASSDDPWCMPKRSQQFAAAWGARLVEAGAYGHLNSASGLGDWPAGRELLAQLHD, encoded by the coding sequence ATGACCACCCAGCCGATTTTCCTTGTCCTGCCCGGCTACGAGGGCTCCGGCCCCGAGCACTGGCAGAGCCGCTGGGAGGCGGCCGACCCGGCGTTCCGGCGCGTGGAGCAGGCTGACTGGGACCGTCCGGTGCTGAGTGACTGGCTGGACGTGCTGGACGAGGCGGTGGCCGCCCAGCCGGGCCCCGTGGTGCTGGTCGCGCACAGCCTCGGCTGCGTTCTGGTGGCCCACTGGGCGGCGCAGCGGTCCGCGTCGGCGGTGGCCGGGGCACTCCTGGTGGCGCCCCCGGACATCGAGCGCGCGGGCGTGGCCGAGCTGGCGGGGTTCTGCCCGATTCCGCTGAAGCCGCTGCCGTTCCCGAGCATCGTGGTCGCCAGCTCGGACGACCCGTGGTGCATGCCGAAGCGCTCGCAGCAGTTCGCGGCCGCCTGGGGTGCCCGCCTGGTGGAGGCGGGGGCGTACGGCCACCTCAACTCGGCGTCCGGACTGGGTGACTGGCCGGCCGGCCGGGAACTCCTGGCCCAGCTGCACGACTGA